The following coding sequences lie in one Aspergillus puulaauensis MK2 DNA, chromosome 3, nearly complete sequence genomic window:
- a CDS encoding glutathione S-transferase family protein (COG:O;~EggNog:ENOG410PMZQ;~InterPro:IPR036249,IPR040079,IPR036282,IPR004045;~PFAM:PF13409,PF13417,PF02798;~SECRETED:SignalP(1-16);~go_function: GO:0005515 - protein binding [Evidence IEA];~go_process: GO:0006749 - glutathione metabolic process [Evidence IEA]): protein MALVIISIILAADTTAVIRSPQEGKVGERQQPLGSSLDFKAKHPIVIIAGGIDTISIRNQSLAYIPLFLPLLLVLHHPPSTMAPKIILYTNHICPWAHRAHIALKELGLEYEEVIIDLDTPREPWYLEVNPRGLVPTISYNGTIIPESGIVAQLLADAHPSHLLPPSNIEAGAIQRAQVAFFVDTFFSKLLPLVFGAQKATDEEQPAATEAIVAGIEKNDIEGLLYPAGSGSGPFFHGAEKLTQVEVLTGSFLLRLLSFHKYGLLAPEFPGLLEKRAPKFLQWAKAVVAQESVNYIWDEKKVGTRSAARFKPKN, encoded by the exons ATGGCGCTCGTTATTATCTCGATTATCTTAGCAGCCGATACAACAGCCGTCATCCGATCCCCACAAGAGGGGAAGGTGGGGGAGCGTCAGCAGCCACTGGGCAGCTCGCTGGATTTCAAAGCAAAGCACCCCATTGTCATCATCGCTGGCGGAATTGACACGATCTCGATTAGAAATCAGTCTTTGGCATATATacccctctttctccctttGTTGCTGGTTCTACACCATCCACCATCCACCATGGCTCCCAAGATCATCCTCTACACAAACCACATCTGCCCCTGGGCTCACCGCGCCCACATTGCCCTCAAGGAGCTCGGCCTGGAGTACGAAGAGGTCATCATCGACCTTGACACCCCGCGCGAGCCCTGGTACCTCGAAGTGAACCCG CGCGGCCTCGTCCCTACAATCTCCTACAATGGCACCATAATCCCCGAATCCGGCATCGTCGCCCAGCTCCTCGCAGACGCACACCCATCGCACCTCCTCCCGCCCTCCAACATCGAAGCCGGCGCCATCCAGCGCGCCCAAGTcgccttcttcgtcgacaccTTCTTCAGCAAGCTCCTGCCGCTCGTCTTCGGCGCCCAAAAGGCCACCGACGAAGAACAGCCCGCTGCAACCGAGGCCATCGTTGCCGGGATCGAGAAGAATGACATCGAGGGACTGCTCTACCCGGCTGGATCGGGCTCGGGCCCGTTCTTCCACGGCGCGGAGAAGCTGACCCAGGTGGAGGTGCTGACGGGGTCGTTTTTGCTGAGGCTTTTGTCGTTCCATAAGTATGGGCTTTTGGCTCCGGAGTTTCCGGGgctgttggagaagagggctcCCAAGTTCTTGCAGTGGGCgaaggctgttgttgcgcaGGAGAGTGTGAATTACATctgggatgagaagaaggttggGACGCGGAGTGCGGCCAGGTTTAAGCCTAAGAACTAG
- a CDS encoding CFEM domain-containing protein (COG:S;~EggNog:ENOG410PU1Q;~InterPro:IPR008427;~PFAM:PF05730;~SECRETED:SignalP(1-17)), which translates to MKLSAILAIGLASLAASQSINDVPKCAVPCLQNAVKSETNCGESDFKCACKGDNYKKVQAAATGCTVKACGQNVAVEQVLPAVKKLCGQ; encoded by the exons ATGAAGCTCTCTGCCATTCTCGCCATCGGCCTTGCCTCCCTCGCGGCCAGCCAATCGATCAACGACGTCCCCAAGTGCGCCGTCCCCTGCCTCCAGAATGCAGTGAAGAGCGAGACCAACTGCGGCGAGAGCGACTTCAAGTGCGCCTGCAAGGGTGACAACTACAAGAAGGTCCAGGCCGCTGCTACGGGCTGTACCGTTAAGGCTTGTGGTCAGAATGTCGCCGTCG AACAAGTTCTTCCTGCTGTTAAGAAGCTCTGTGGACAATAG
- a CDS encoding putative DSBA family oxidoreductase (COG:Q;~EggNog:ENOG410PNH5;~InterPro:IPR036249,IPR014440,IPR001853;~PFAM:PF01323;~go_function: GO:0016491 - oxidoreductase activity [Evidence IEA]), with amino-acid sequence MAGKKIECYIDCVSPYSFYAFTYLQANRAILEAQNVEIEYIPVFLGGINVGSGNKPPWTLPAKAAYSKYDGKRAQRYFGHDFEVPSFFPILSLLPQRALTCIKHTHPEPKYLAAFHSIFKTMWYGHIDVSTPENLSIAMRDAGVFSDTEVADIVAGASKPEIKQELTGTTERVVKELGAFGCPWFWVSDGEGRKEPFFGSDRFHYMWDYLGLKHRDLELVGEKGKL; translated from the exons ATGGCCGGGAAAAAGATCGAGTGCTATATCGACTGCG TGTCACCATACAGCTTCTACGCCTTCACGTACCTCCAGGCAAACCGTGCTATTCTCGAGGCCCAGAATGTAGAAATCGA GTACATCCCCGTCTTCCTAGGCGGGATCAACGTCGGCAGCG GGAATAAACCCCCCTGGACGCTCCCCGCAAAAGCCGCATACTCGAAATACGACGGTAAACGCGCCCAGCGCTACTTCGGCCACGACTTTGAGGTTCCCTCGTTTTTTCCGATCTTGTCGCTGTTG CCCCAACGAGCACTAACATGCATAAAACACACCCACCCCGAGCCCAAGTACCTAGCTGCCTTCCACTCCATCTTCAAGACGATGTGGTACGGACACATCGACGTCTCGACGCCAGAGAACCTCTCGATCGCGATGCGCGATGCTGGGGTCTTCTCTGACACCGAAGTAGCCGATATCGTCGCCGGTGCAAGCAAGCCGGAAATCAAGCAGGAGCTCACGGGTACCACGGAACGAGTCGTCAAAGAGCTCGGTGCGTTTGGGTGTCCGTGGTTCTGGGTTAGTGATGGGGAGGGACGGAAAGAGCCGTTCTTTGGGAGTGATCGGTTTCATTACATGTGGGATTATTTGGGGCTGAAGCATAGGGATTTGGAGTTGGTGGGTGAGAAGGGGAAGTTGTAG
- a CDS encoding Rieske (2Fe-2S) protein (COG:S;~EggNog:ENOG410PPNV;~InterPro:IPR036922,IPR017941;~PFAM:PF00355;~go_function: GO:0051537 - 2 iron, 2 sulfur cluster binding [Evidence IEA];~go_process: GO:0055114 - oxidation-reduction process [Evidence IEA]) yields the protein MLPFFRSSRPDASWHRVGRVSEFPEVSQHNEDCQVTTACKAFRIPNSHMKGEAPTEADIELPGELKDQVLVFRYKGAVHAIDHQCPHSAFPLSQGNLFDIEDFGIKLSAGITCPKHGWSFDLFSGTGDRGNFKLKIWEVQLRDLPSASEKTEAESETETPDKEVWVRRKQRIG from the exons ATGCTCCCGTTCTTCCGATCCTCACGACCAGACGCATCCTGGCACCGCGTAGGCCGCGTCTCGGAGTTTCCCGAGGTATCCCAGCACAACGAGGACTGCCAGGTAACAACAGCCTGCAAGGCCTTCCGGATTCCCAACTCCCATATGAAAGGCGAGGCGCCGACAGAGGCGGATATTGAACTCCCTGGGGAATTGAAGGatcaggtgttggtgtttagGTATAAAGGTGCTGTTCATGCGATTGATCAT CAATGTCCACACTCGGCATTCCCCCTCTCGCAGGGAAATCTCTTCGACATTGAGGATTTCGGTATCAAGCTGAGTGCGGGGATTACGTGTCCCAAGCACGGGTGGTCGTTTGATCTCTTCTCTGGCACGGGGGATCGGGGGAATTTCAAGTTGAAGATTTGGGAGGTGCAGCTGCGTGATctgccttctgcttctgagAAGACTGAAGCCGAATCTGAGACTGAGACGCCAGATAAAGAGGTCTGGGTGAGGAGAAAGCAGCGGATTGGGTAG
- a CDS encoding SGNH/GDSL hydrolase family protein (COG:S;~EggNog:ENOG410PG2T;~InterPro:IPR013830,IPR036514,IPR037461;~PFAM:PF13472;~SECRETED:SignalP(1-20);~go_function: GO:0052689 - carboxylic ester hydrolase activity [Evidence IEA]) yields MWFARLLLSTLLAWSLSVSATIMENGQPRADPYPGQVEAIDLDSSWRTYDADAPEIAYKGRWDSKHISWWSAPGIKLQFSGSKLAVSFGENTNEGTMIAYRIGTLDWLFSNVTADSTYQFVGEGTQYEELPGDGDHIFEMRVTNWGIGVQMAGASVDVDHYLAKPPTFKKKVEIIGGSLTGGQYATYETISSWAFLYAQGLGNVEFGITAYPGACLANLQCYGGGTHGTIWYWHKASDPGSRAAGMYGGEPEEWDVTAEQPADLVIIQMGGNDHRHPNEIPGENFFDGYIEVIEDVHKAWPDASIVIMTQWGVWNQEGAEYTQTTVYEEEITRVFEHFKDRKWNFVYLFHANGILSHNDINPKNHPTDVGHIKIASHLLQWTNLMLGWELNPRGQMTSQTLYWNDMENY; encoded by the exons ATGTGGTTTGCGCGCCTCTTGCTCTCGACCCTTCTCGCCTGGTCGCTGAGCGTCTCGGCCACGATTATGGAGAATGGGCAGCCCAGAGCCGATCCTTACCCTGGCCAGGTTGAAGCCATCGACCTCGATAGCTCCTGGAGAACCTACGATGCCGATGCGCCTGAGATCGCATACAAGGGCCGCTGGGATAGTAAACACATTTCAT GGTGGTC AGCACCCGGGATAAAACTACAGTTTTCAGGCAGCAAG CTTGCCGTCAGCTTTGGCGAAAACACAAATGAGGGCACCATGATCGCTTATCG GATCGGAACTCTCGACTGGCTCTTTTCGAACGTTACCGCCGATTCTACATACCAGTTTGTTGGAGAGGGGACGCAGTACGAAGAACTCCCCGGAGATGGGGACCACATTTTTGAGATGAGAG TCACCAACTGGGGCATAGG AGTTCAGATGGCTGGAGCCTCAGTCGATGTCGATCACTATCTTGCGAAACCGCCGACGTTTAAGAAAAAGGTGGAGATTATCGGAGGGAGTTTGACGGGCGGACAGTACGCTACTTACGAGACTATCTCCTCCTGGGCCTTCCTCTACGCACAAGGACTCGGAAATGTCGAGTTCGGGATTACG GCCTACCCCGGAGCATGCCTGGCCAACTTGCAGTGCTATGGCGGAGGTACCCACGGAACG ATCTGGTACTGGCACAAGGCCTCCGACCCCGGCTCCCGCGCTGCCGGCATGTACGGCGGCGAGCCTGAAGAGTGGGACGTCACGGCCGAACAGCCGGCCGACCTGGTCATCATCCAAATGGGAGGCAATGACCACCGCCATCCGAACGAAATTCCCGGAGAGAACTTCTTCGATGGGTATATTGAGGTCATCGAGGACGTCCACAAAGCCTGGCCAGACGCTTCAATTGTCATCATG ACCCAATGGGGCGTCTGGAATCAAGAAGGCGCCGAATACACCCAAACAACCGTCtacgaagaagaaatcacgCGCGTTTTCGAACACTTCAAAGACCGCAAGTGGAACTTCGTCTACCTCTTCCACGCCAACGGAATCCTCAGTCATAACGACATCAACCCCAAGAACCACCCCACAGATGTTGGCCACATCAAGATTGCAAGCCACCTGCTGCAATGGACGAATTTGATGCTCGGGTGGGAGCTCAACCCGCGCGGACAGATGACCAGCCAGACGCTTTATTGGAACGACATGGAGAATTACTGA
- a CDS encoding uncharacterized protein (COG:Q;~EggNog:ENOG410QE9S;~InterPro:IPR036291,IPR002347;~PFAM:PF00106,PF13561;~go_process: GO:0055114 - oxidation-reduction process [Evidence IEA]) has protein sequence MSLNRESKPVLAVIGVGPGIGEAVSHHFAAKGFTVALIARTEEKLAKIQKTINDEVGSATASKYYVADARSESSLQSTFAQIKAELGPVDVLIYNAGSRRFTPRTILETSSDEFENFTRINLFGAFFAAKCVIPDMLAKGRGTILFTGATGSIRGNAGVSSFSPGKFGLRSLSQIITREFQSKGIHAAHVLVDGPVESDLVGGVVKRRWEKAGESEKVHEKDLYLMQPRDLAGVYWYLYTQPRSTWTQELDVRSQREQMFSKI, from the coding sequence ATGTCCTTAAATCGCGAATCTAAACCCGTCCTAGCCgtcatcggcgtcggcccCGGCATCGGCGAAGCCGTCTCGCACCACTTCGCCGCAAAAGGCTTCACCGTCGCCCTGATCGCACGGACAGAGGAAAAGCTCGCCAAGATCCAAAAGACCATCAACGACGAGGTCGGCAGCGCAACAGCCTCAAAGTACTACGTCGCAGACGCCCGCTCCGAATCATCGCTGCAGTCTACATTCGCCCAGATAAAAGCCGAGCTGGGCCCGGTCGACGTGCTCATCTACAACGCCGGGTCGCGGCGGTTCACGCCGCGCACAATCCTCGAGACTTCCAGCGACGAATTCGAGAACTTCACGCGGATTAACCTCTTCGGCGCGTTCTTTGCGGCCAAATGCGTCATCCCCGATATGTTGGCCAAGGGCCGTGGGACGATCCTGTTTACCGGCGCGACGGGTTCGATTCGTGGCAATGCGGGCGTGAGCTCGTTTTCGCCGGGGAAGTTTGGACTGCGGTCGCTATCGCAGATTATCACGCGCGAGTTTCAGAGTAAAGGGATTCATGCGGCGCatgttcttgttgatggGCCGGTCGAGAGCGATCTTGTGGGCGGAGTTGTGAAGCGGCGGTGGGAGAAGGCgggcgagagcgagaaggtCCACGAGAAGGACCTGTATCTGATGCAGCCGCGGGATCTGGCCGGGGTGTACTGGTATTTGTATACGCAGCCGCGCAGTACGTGGACGCAGGAGCTGGACGTGCGGAGCCAGCGGGAGCAGATGTTCTCGAAGATCTAG
- a CDS encoding flavin monoamine oxidase family protein (COG:Q;~EggNog:ENOG410Q2WX;~InterPro:IPR001613,IPR036188,IPR002937;~PFAM:PF13450,PF01593;~go_function: GO:0016491 - oxidoreductase activity [Evidence IEA];~go_process: GO:0055114 - oxidation-reduction process [Evidence IEA]), whose translation MFDVLVVGAGLSGLQAAQSAQQAGLSVAVIEARERTGGKIWSVPLASGRGFADLGGAWINTTLQPRVGAYVKRFGLRTVQQRLEGRAVMQEGPGKRFEFPFGVTPDFTPEEKKSLEAVRDHIQAESLKPGSSPTVADDNITLDQYVRNLGALPNVVKMVNLWAEVMHGLEATEYSAAWFIDYCRRNKGLLAIRADDASGGQHLRFADGAQSLPSNIANLVGASNIHLSSAVASIVDHGDHIAVTTTSGKVFAGRKCILSIPSTMYKELNIQPSLPQPVQEVTNATVLGDYNKAIVCYDRPWWREEGFNGYFASYQGPVILARDTSVEESKHYSLTCFVNGKPGREWGKLRPHERRAVVLKQIAGIFKQGLDGEAYKPIEVFDQVWQHETFSRGALAPITAVGHMTKFAYVYGKPVGNLHFVGTEYSNEWRGYMEGALCSGEIGAAEVARALKKDGRANL comes from the exons ATGTTCGACGTCCTCGTTGTCGGCGCAGGCCTCAGCGGTCTGCAGGCTGCTCAATCCGCCCAGCAGGCCGGTCTCTCGGTCGCTGTGATCGAAGCTCGCGAGCGCACCGGCGGCAAGATCTGGAGTGTTCCTCTTGCTTCTGGTCGCGGCTTCGCTGACCTCGGCGGTGCCTGGATCAATACCACTCTGCAGCCGCGCGTTGGCGCATACGTGAAGCGCTTCGGGTTGAGGACGGTGCAGCAGAGACTCGAGGGACGTGCAGTAATGCAGGAGGGGCCTGGCAAGAGGTTCGAGTTTCCGTTTGGCGTTACGCCTGAT TTCACAccggaggaaaagaagagctTAGAAGCTGTCCGCGATCACATCCAGGCCGAGTCACTGAAGCCTGGGTCTTCTCCCACGGTCGCCGACGACAATATCACTCTGGACCAGTATGTGCGGAATCTGGGCGCGCTGCCCAACGTCGTGAAGATGGTCAATCTCTGGGCCGAAGTCATGCACGGTCTCGAAGCGACAGAATACTCAGCTGCCTGGTTCATCGACTACTGCCGTCGCAACAAGGGACTGTTGGCTATTCGCGCCGACGACGCCAGTGGTGGCCAGCATTTGCGGTTCGCGGACG GCGCCCAATCCCTCCCAAGCAACATTGCCAACCTCGTCGGCGCAAGCAACATCCACCTCTCGTCCGCCGTCGCCTCCATCGTCGACCACGGCGACCACATCGCAGTCACAACAACAAGCGGCAAAGTCTTCGCCGGCCGCAAGTGCATCCTGTCCATCCCAAGCACCATGTACAAGGAACTCAACATCCAGCCGTCCCTGCCGCAGCCCGTGCAGGAAGTCACAAACGCCACTGTGCTCGGCGACTACAACAAAGCCATCGTGTGCTATGACCGGCCATGGTGGCGCGAGGAGGGGTTCAACGGCTACTTTGCTAGCTACCAGGGCCCTGTTATCCTTGCAAGAGATACGAGTGTTGAAGAGAGCAAGCACTACTCGCTTACCTGCTTCGTGAATGGCAAGCCTGGTCGCGAGTGGGGCAAGTTGAGACCCCATGAGCGCAGGGCTGTGGTGCTGAAGCAGATTGCGGGTATCTTTAAGCAGGGCCTTGACGGTGAAGCCTACAAGCCTATTGAGGTCTTCGACCAGGTCTGGCAGCACGAGACGTTTAGTCGGGGTGCGCTGGCGCCGATTACCGCCGTGGGCCATATGACCAAGTTTGCGTATGTGTATGGAAAGCCGGTGGGCAATCTGCATTTTGTTGGCACTGAGTATAGTAATGAGTGGAGGGGATATATGGAGGGCGCCCTCTGTTCGGGCGAGATTGGGGCTGCAGAGGTCGcgagggcgttgaagaaggatggCCGGGCTAATCTGTAG
- a CDS encoding uncharacterized protein (COG:K;~EggNog:ENOG410PMRV;~InterPro:IPR036864,IPR007219,IPR001138;~PFAM:PF00172;~TransMembrane:2 (o273-290i316-336o);~go_function: GO:0000981 - DNA-binding transcription factor activity, RNA polymerase II-specific [Evidence IEA];~go_function: GO:0003677 - DNA binding [Evidence IEA];~go_function: GO:0008270 - zinc ion binding [Evidence IEA];~go_process: GO:0006351 - transcription, DNA-templated [Evidence IEA];~go_process: GO:0006355 - regulation of transcription, DNA-templated [Evidence IEA]): protein MTTVTPKQRKLKRTSNACVACRQSKIKCTGEEPCANCQRRRVECQFLESVSKVMVPERYLRELQGKAGSSPQHQQSQHQQVQQQPTPPTVKRTSASAFGSEVDVEGTHSSGDENIRLGLMADVDSLGSQPEEIPFLVDSARTIWTSPFTLPSRIIKKNHKSKRNWTWLAPTSTWSFTARLKLMIAEKLHVETHYSDPELFDGDLYPIQWSPVPAGEHPDISNLPSIDHALYLFNTVKFHLGHNFRIINEDEFIRNVDKFYYGDAVQQASQCRIWFVQFLLVLAFGNAFLMRTRNPTEPPGCKFFLRAMSLMPDHTALSRGGFVAIEVLALTGLYLYSIDHRSSAHVYIGHAIRIAQMDGMHTQLPEDELGPQTVARSRNLWWTLYVLDRQISSSVGASMTPQDSDITTLLDPPNAGSQSDATLSLAVRLSHLLSYILSSIYKGDETQLGTFLETTRSILHVLAGHAREIERIIHLKFQNSVDTMPKGTRYITLLYHQCVIVATRPLLLSVLKERLQKLGHGAEDWQSIVAPTNALISAGIKSAAKTLQILTDEDSLLEVFLPFDMEFTYGASMHVIMAGALFPNVTESQDYIKDAYSILDQMIQRGSMLAAARKSELVQLEKLFQELARRIERRGLETLILPGPSHSDPGADHLLRLDGHDDATLAGTDTIPLDPASPSVLAQAPNLDFLDSIGISSYEFFSLVDQIGHQESMGMNVLDSAHSEWEGPI, encoded by the exons ATGACGACCGTCACTCCCAAGCAGCGCAAGCTGAAGCGCACTTCAAACGC ATGTGTCGCCTGCCGCCAGAGCAAGATCAAATGTACCGGCGAGGAGCCCTGCGCCAACTGTCAGCGCCGTCGCGTTGAGTGCCAATTCCTCGAGAGCGTCAGCAAAGTCATGGTCCCAGAGAG GTATCTGCGCGAACTACAGGGAAAAGCTGGCAGCAGCCCGCAGCATCAGCAGAGCCAGCATCAACAGgtacagcagcagccaacgCCCCCGACGGTCAAGCGCacgtcggcgtcggcgttCGGGTCAGAGGTGGACGTCGAGGGTACTCATTCCTCTGGGGATGAGAATATTCGTCTGGGGCTAATGGCTGATGTAGATTCTCTGGGGTCCCAGCCAGAGGAGATCCCCTTCCTGGTGGACTCGGCGAGGACGATCTGGACGAGTCCGTTTACTCTCCCGTCTCGCATTATCAAGAAGAACCACAAGTCAAAAAGGAACTGGA CGTGGCTGGCTCCCACTTCGACCTGGTCGTTCACTGCCCGCCTGAAGCTCATGATCGCAGAGAAACTGCACGTCGAAACGCACTACAGCGATCCTGAGCTGTTCGACGGAGATCTCTATCCCATTCAATGGAGCCCCGTCCCGGCCGGCGAGCATCCTGATATCAGCAACCTCCCATCCATCGACCACGCCCTGTACCTCTTCAACACCGTCAAGTTCCACCTGGGGCACAACTTTCGCATAATCAACGAGGACGAGTTCATCCGTAATGTGGACAAGTTCTACTATGGCGATGCCGTACAGCAGGCCAGCCAGTGCCGTATCTGGTTTGTCCAGttcctgctggtgctggcgttCGGGAATGCGTTCCTTATGCGGACAAGGAATCCAACAGAACCCCCTGGATGCAAGTTCTTTTTGCGTGCGATGTCCCTCATGCCTGATCATACGGCCCTTTCTCGCGGGGGGTTCGTCGCTATTGAAGTGCTTGCTCTGACGGGGCTGTATCTTTACTCCATTGACCACCGCTCATCAGCCCATGTTTAT ATCGGACACGCGATTCGCATTGCCCagatggatgggatgcaCACCCAACTACCGGAAGACGAACTCGGTCCTCAGACAGTCGCCCGCAGCCGGAATCTCTGGTGGACTTTGTATGTCCTCGACCGGCAGATTTCGTCCTCTGTTGGAGCATCCATGACGCCTCAGGACAGTGATATCACGACGCTGCTAGATCCCCCGAATGCCGGCTCGCAGAGTGATGCCACGCTTAGTCTTGCTGTTCGGCTATCGCATCTTCTATCGTACATTCTTTCTT CCATTTACAAAGGAGACGAAACGCAGCTCGGGACATTCCTGGAAACAACACGGTCTATCCTGCATGTACTGGCAGGACACGCCCGCGAGATTGAGAGGATAATCCACCTCAAATTCCAGAACTCCGTGGATACAATGCCCAAGGGCACGCGGTACATCACACTCTTATACCACCAG TGCGTGATCGTAGCAACAAGACCCCTCCTCCTGTCGGTCCTCAAAGAACGGCTCCAGAAGCTGGGCCACGGAGCCGAGGACTGGCAGAGCATCGTAGCGCCGACAAACGCCCTAATATCGGCCGGGATCAAGTCAGCCGCGAAGACGCTGCAGATTCTTACGGATGAAGACAGTCTTCTCG AGGTGTTCCTCCCATTCGACATGGAATTCACATACGGCGCCTCCATGCACGTCATCATGGCCGGGGCGCTGTTCCCCAACGTCACCGAAAGCCAGGATTACATCAAAGACGCCTACTCGATCCTCGACCAGATGATCCAGCGCGGGAGCATGCTCGCCGCGGCTCGCAAATCCGAGCTCgtccagctggagaagctgttCCAGGAGCTGGCGCGGCGGATTGAGCGGCGCGGCCTGGAGACCCTCATTCTCCCGGGCCCTTCACACTCGGACCCCGGTGCTGACCATCTGCTCCGACTTGATGGGCACGACGATGCTACGCTGGCTGGAACTGATACTATCCCGCTTGACCCGGCGTCGCCGTCGGTGCTTGCCCAGGCGCCCAACTTGGACTTCCTAGACAGCATCGGGATTTCGTCGTACGAGTTCTTTTCTCTGGTCGATCAGATTGGGCATCAGGAGAGCATGGGCATGAACGTGCTGGATTCGGCGCACAGTGAGTGGGAGGGACCGATATga